Proteins from a single region of Clupea harengus chromosome 5, Ch_v2.0.2, whole genome shotgun sequence:
- the LOC105901870 gene encoding NADH-cytochrome b5 reductase 3, whose product MKYAVSTAAAVTAGVVLATTAGIILGYYYLGRKKKFQVTLLDPTVKYQLRLIDKEVISHDTRKFRFALPSVEHILGLPVGKHVYLSARIDGNLVVRPYTPVSSDDDQGFVDLVVKIYFRDVHPKFPEGGKMSQYLENLRVGDVIDFRGPGGLLEYKGTGTFALQTDKKSPPETQSAATLGLIAGGTGITPMLQLVRAILKNPSDQTRCHLLFANQTEKDILLRDELEEIQARHPDRFKLWFTVDHAPEDWEYSQGFINADMIQEHLPPPSDDCMVLMCGPPPMIQFACNPNLDKLGYRQTQRFSY is encoded by the exons ATGAAATACGCCGTG TCTACTGCAGCCGCGGTGACGGCGGGGGTGGTGCTGGCCACAACAGCCGGGATCATCCTAGGTTACTACTACCTGGGCAGGAAGAAGAAGTTTCAAGTCACCTTGCTGGACCCCACAGTCAAATACCAGCTCAGGCTCATCGACAAAGAG GTGATCAGCCACGACACTCGAAAGTTTCGCTTCGCCCTCCCCAGCGTGGAGCACATCCTGGGCCTGCCCGTGG GGAAGCACGTCTACCTGTCTGCCCGTATCGATGGCAACCTGGTGGTGCGCCCATACACCCCTGTTTCCAGTGACGACGACCAGGGATTTGTTGACCTGGTGGTCAAG ATTTACTTCCGTGATGTGCACCCCAAGTTCCCTGAGGGGGGTAAGATGTCCCAGTACCTGGAGAATCTGCGTGTTGGAGACGTCATTGACTTCAGAGGACCCGGGGGACTGCTGGAGTACAAGGGCACTG GCACATTTGCGTTGCAGACGGATAAGAAGTCCCCCCCTGAGACGCAATCTGCCGCCACACTGGGACTCATCGCCGGGGGAACAG GTATCACTCCTATGCTGCAGCTGGTGAGGGCCATCCTTAAGAACCCCAGTGACCAGACCAGATGCCACCTGCTATTTGCCaaccag ACCGAGAAGGACATTCTGCTTCGGGATGAGCTGGAGGAGATTCAAGCCAGGCACCCGGACCGCTTCAAGCTGTGGTTCACTGTGGACCATGCCcctgaag aCTGGGAGTACAGTCAGGGCTTCATCAACGCAGACATGATCCAGgagcacctgcccccccccagcGATGACTGCATGGTCCTCATGTGTGGCCCCCCCCCCATGATCCAGTTCGCCTGCAACCCCAACCTGGACAAGCTGGGCTACCGGCAGACACAGCGCTTCTCCTACTAG